CAGTAAATAACACTTTGTGATAGATCCCCAGATCCCAAGCTTGACGTTGCAGCAAAATCGAATAAGCGTCGCCTGTACCAATAATCACTAGGCGCACTTGATCATTCATTGCCGCGATTATCTTGGGCATAGCATTAAGCAGGATGTAAATTCCTTTTTCATAGGTAATCCGTCCTACAAAGTAGATAATTGCTTCCTCTGGCTTGGCATATCGCGATCTCAGGTCTGCCAAATCATACTGATATTCCGCAGTGATATTTTGCCAACGCTCAACACTTAGCCCGTTATAAACCACATCAGTTTTTTCGACAGGACAATCGAACGCTCGCTGTAGTTCGCCGCGCATATACTCAGAACAGACGATTACTCGCTGGGAAGCCTGAGTTAAAAGAATTTCCCTATGGTGAATATATCTTTGGGTGTCATTGTGAATCCCATTACATCGTCCATATTCTGTAGCATGGATCGTGGTAACTAGCGGAATCTGAAATTCGTTAGTAATGGCGATCGCTGTTTCTTCAACCAACCAGTCATGGGCATGGAGTAAATCCATAGAATTAAATGCCAAAAACTCTCTCGCAAAGTTCAGCATATTTCTATTCATCTGCCCAACCCATTGAAAGAAGTCGTTATTAACTCCAACGGGAATACGGTATACATGAATGCCATCAAAGATCGCTTCTAATGGCTCATTTTCGACAGCGACAGTGATTAAATGCACCTCATGACCGCGTTTAACAATTTCAGGATATAGCTCAGCTACGTGGCGAGAAATTCCTCCAATTATGCGTGGTGGAAATTCCCAAGCTAGAGCGAGAATACGCATGATATTTAAGTGAAGTTTGTATTTAGTAAAAACGGATGGTTAAGAAAAGAATAATAACTGAGTAATTAAGCTTAACTAACTATAGCAATTATGTATGTATAGGAACGCAGATCAATAATTCTGATTATAAAAGTTGTTTTTTTTGAAAGCCCACCAACGGAGGGCTTTCAAAAAAATGATTTTGGTGTTTCCTGCGCCGAAGTTGCTATAAAAGCTAAAATCGGTTTCATATGGAGATCTCTTCATAATTACTGACAATACTTTGCTATTAAACAAACCACAATAATTTTCTTGGAACTGTTGCAGAGAAGCACTTTTAACAAAAATATTGGGTTTGTCTTCAACGTAACGCACTGTGATACTAAGAAATGGCTCAAGATATGTTAATCTCACAGCATAATTTGTGATACTTTTCATGACAACCGTGTGAATTGTGACAGGAGTCAGTTATGACAGAAAACAAAACTAAAGAAGTAATTGAGGGCGTTTCTAAGCAAGTTGGGCAGACTTGGACAAAAGTGCAGCCGCAGTTGCAAGCGCTACTACTTAAACTTGTTAAGAGTTTGTTGCCTGCATTGCGTAACCTACAAACAAAGCTCACCAAGTCAGATTTGATGGCAAAGGAAGGCGAAGACGCATCTGCCACAACCAGCACAGAAAAGCTTTCTAGCAACCCTACCCTCAACAAGGCTTTAGAGATAGGGAAAGTACTTTCATCTAAGGCGATCGCTACTTTAATCGTTGCCCTAACGAAACTTCAACAAAGTCTCGAAGGAGAAAGTACTTTAGATGCGACAGGTGAAGCGGCAGGCTTACTTAATGCATCAACTGAGGTGGATTCCCCACTAGTAGCCCAAGTTAAGCAAGAGTTTGGCATTGCTTGGAAATTTGTCAAAGAGCAAGTCACACCAAAAGTTTTGTCGTTTTTACAAATTTCTGTAGACAAACTTGATCCGATCGCCACAAATATTTGGCAAAAAGTTTCGACTAAAGCGGCAGCAACCCCTTCTTTGGTCAATTCTTGGGAAAAGCTCCAAGAAAACGATGCTTGGAAAAAGACTGTAACTGCAACAGCACCCATTTGGCGATCCATTAGTGGGATAGCGGTACAAGTTCCCCTCTCCGATGAGGTTAAACGCATTCTGGATAAGCGGGCTGGTACGGTGGCTTTGGTCACTTTGTTTTCCCTGTTGATCATTCTTAAGCCATCCCATGCTCTCAGTCAAAATGTTAAGAAGGTCGCAGATACCCCAGCACCGCTTAACAAACCAGTTAGCACTATTGCTAAGAAGCAACCACCATCTGTCAATAAAGATTTAGTAAAACCAGAACGTGGTGACGCTCCGCTAACATCTGAGCAAATTGCGATCGCCAAAATCCAAACTCAAGTTTCTGAAGTAGCCAAGCAGTATGGCGAATCTTTGTTTGGTTCGGTACAGACTGACTTTAAGCGTGGACGATTAGTTGTGGCGCTCAATGACGAATGGTACAAGCTAGAGCCAAGTCAGCAAACGCAATTGGTGACAGATTTACAAAATCGTTCTCAGTCGCTGAATTTCAAGAAATTATTCGTGGCTGATGCCGAAAATCATCTGATTGCACGTACCCCTGTCACTGGTAACGAAGTAGTTATTTTGAGGCAATAATATAAACGGCGCTTTGCGCCGTTTATATTATGAGTTTTTATGGCAGAAGTAAAAGATCAGAGACATCCTCAGTACACTAAAGATCGTCAAATCGTAAATGAACTATTGGCGCAAACTACGCCAAGTAATCGCAATTATGCCGAGTTAGCTCGTTTGAGCATTCGCTATAAAGGATTTGTAGGAGCGCGAGATATTCAGGCTGATTTACTCAAAGTTCTCCATAATTGGCAGTTAACTGAGGAAGAATTATTTGTCAAAACCCGACAGATCCATGCGATCGGCAAGGTCTATATGGCAAGGGACGAAGGACAAGACGACTGGGCTTAGCAGATGGCGTGCAAAGCGCACCATCTCCTTTTTTGCTAAGCCCAGCAAGGGTTTTACAGACGCAAAATGCAGCAGCCATTTTGCGTTTTAGCATTAAGCAAAACACAACGGGTATACTTGATAACATCAAGTCATCATAGGGCTTACAACCTTGTATGTAGCGTTTCCCATCCCAGTGAAGTATGGTCATATGTCCCTGCTATAGGAATCCTATACCTCTGAAATAGGATTCCTATAGCGTTTATCGGTCTGGTGAAGTACGGTTTTGTTTCCCCGCCGAAGGCGGGGAAACAAAATTTTGTGCCTCGCTTGCTTGAAAAACTCTATATACATTGAGAAAAAAGTTTAGTGATTGAAGTAACTAGACATAAGTAAACTAAAAATCTAGAAAGCTGCCCCGCCCGCGAAGAGTGTGGGACAGCTTCTGGTTTTAGGTTTTAATTATGGAGAGCTACTTATTTTCTTATAATTCGCTGTTAGGATGTTTTTATAAAGATTAAATGTTCAATTCTATAAATAGCCCGATCTCATTAAATAATTCGCAATCATCCCCTACTCAAGTCAAGGTTTTGATTGTAGATACTAGTGAACAAGATCGCTCTATTTATCGCCATTATATTCAGTCTGACGTTACCACTAACTATCAGATTTCAGAATCTGACAATATTAAAGAGGCTCTATCTCTTTGGCGATCGCACAATCCAGACATCATATTACTGGATTTTAATTTGCTGGACGGTAATGGAATCGATCTTTTAGAGATTATCAGCTCAGGAATTGTTGATCCCAAACTACCAGTAATTATGCTGGCTAGATATGAAGATGGTATTGCCGCAGCCAATGCGATTAAACTGGGGGCTGCCGACTACTTGCTCAAGGATGAGATAAGTGCCATATCGCTGCGTCGAGCTATGCATAGACTGCTGGATCGGTTTACTTTGTTTCTTAAACTTCAGCGATCGCAACAACAAGAAGCTTTAATCTCTGAAATTTCTTTACATGTTAGAAGCTCGTTGGAACTTGCTCAAATTTATAAAGCGATCGTGCTGGATGTCAAAGATTTTATCAAGGCTGATCGCACGGTGATTTATAAATTTAATCCAAATATGAATGGAACAATAGTCGCTGAAGCTGTTGATCCTCCTTGGGAGCCAAGTCTTCATGCCAATATACTTGACACTTGTTTTCGCGATAACTTGGGCTGTGCATACCGAAAGGGTAAAATTTTTGCTGCTAATGATATTTATCAAGCCAACTTAACTGATTGCCATATTCAACTACTAGAGAGCTTTCAAGTAAAAGCGAATTTAGTAGTTCCCATTCTTTTACCAGAAACCACACAGTATTTTGATATTGATGCTAGTAATTCTTCATCTCATTTGTGGGGACTATTAATTGTTCATCAATGTTCCACTACACGTAGTTGGGAAGATGTAGATTTACGACTACTTCAGCAATTATCAGTACAGTTAGCGATCGCTATTCAACAAGCAGAACTCTACCAAAATCTACAAAATCTCAACTCTTCTTTAGAAGACAAAGTACAAAAGCGGACTAACGAATTAAGACAGAATGAGCAATTGCTAAAGGTGTCTTTTGATAATGCGCCAATGGGGATGGCGACACTTAGTCTAGAAGGAAAATTTTTAACCGTTAATAAGGATATTTGTAAGACCTATGGCTATTCTTCTGAAGAATTACTTCAAATTTCATTTATTGATACCACTCACCCTAATTATATCGAATTAACCTTAGCCCATCTAAACAAACTATTGGTAGGAGAAACGGAAAGTACAGTTCTAGAAAAACAATACATCCGTAAAAATGGTGCAATAGTTGATGCAATTAGTCGTATCAGCTTAATTCGAGATATTGATAAACATCCTGTGCAGTTTGTCGTGAGTGTGGAGGATATCACCGAAAAAAAACAAAATGACGCGAAACTAGCTGCTGCTAAGGTCGCCGAAGCTTCTAACAAAGCTAAGAGTGAATTCCTTGCGGCAATGAGCCACGAGATCCGCACACCCATGAATGCCGTAATTGGGATGGCTGGATTATTAATCAATACACCTCTCTCCCCTCAGCAACACCAATTTGTTTCAGGAATTCGTCAAGGTGGTGAAGTACTGCTATCTGTGATTAATAAGATTCTGGACTTCTCTCAAATTGAATCGGGTACTATCGAACTAGAAGAACACCCCTTTGATTTAAGAACCTGTGTTGAAGAGATCCTCGATCTGATGTCATCTCATGCCGCTGCGAAATCTCTGGAGATTTCGGCTTTAATTGAAGTAGATGTACCGCAACGGATTATTAGTGACTCTACTTTTTTAAGACAGATTTTAGTAAATCTAATTGGTAATGCGATCAAATTTACAGAAAATGGGGAAGTCTCGATTATGGTGAGTTCGACTTTGATCGAGCCAGACTCCAATACCCATCAACTGAATTTTGCCGTACATGATACTGGTATTGGTATTGATCCAGAGTCGATCAAGCGATTGTTTAAGCCTTTTAGCCAAGCAGATAATTCAATTACAAGGCAATATGGTGGTACTGGCTTAGGTTTAGCAATTAGTAAACAACTTTGTAAACTTATGGGAGGTGAAATTCAAGTTGACAGCAAAGTAGGACAGGGGACAACTTTTAGCTTTTTTATCCGCACTCAAGCGATCGCTGTAGAAACTTTAGCGATCGCCCCAGAACTAAATCAAAAAAAAGTGTTGATCGTCAATAGCAATGCCACAATTCAACAAATAATTCGGGTTTATATTCAATCATGGGGTATGCTCGGACAACCTGCTTTCTCTGAAGTGGAAGCATTACAGTACTTAAGCTCATCAAAATATGATGCTATTTTAATTGATCGTCATCTCCGATCAATAGATCAATTAATTGATGGCTTAGATTTAGCTAGCAATATTCAAGATCTTTTCCCATCTTTACCAATTATTCTGCTGACTTCATTTACAGCTATTGATATTCCTAGTTCTATTCGTGTTGCTGGATATTTAACGAAGCCAATCACAATATCAAAGCTTTATCAAGTATTTTTAAACTTATTTTTAACAGACTCCCTTCAATCAATAAATCCCATTAATGCTTCCTATATAAATAGTAATTTTGCTAGTCTCTATCCTTTTCAAATCTTAATTGTTGAAGATAATATGGTAAATCAACAAATTCTTTTATTAATGCTAGAACGACTTGGTTATAAAGCAGATGCAGTAGCAAATGGTTTGGAGGCAGTTAATGCATTTGAAAGACAATCCTATGATTTAGTTTTTATGGATATACAAATGCCAATCATGGATGGGTTGATGGCTTGTCAGCATATTCGACGGAAGTCAAGGTGCAACCCTTGGGTAATTGGGCTTTCAGCAAATGCTTTTCGAGAATCTCGTGATAAGGCTCTATCGGCGGGAATGAATGATTATCTTACCAAACCTCTCCAAATTGAAAATTTAATGTCAGTTCTACAAGGAATTTCAGGCGATTTGCAATCAAGTACAACTCAGTATGATCAAACTAAAGCTGAGATGCCAGCTCGAAACCTAGAAACATTAACAGATAAATTACTTGATTCATCAAAGGTAAAATTTAGTGATGTTGAGCAACCTGTTATTACATTTAATACTGACTTACAATTAGCCACTTCTATTGCTGGGCTTGCTGTAATTAATGTGTCAACTCTAAATATGTTAGAAAAATGTATAAGCAAGCAGGCTCTTACTGAAATTATTAACTCCTACTTAACAGAATCAGGAGCATCGATCGCCAGAATGCGAAAAGCCTTAAACCAACTAGATTTTGCCGCAATCAGTTTTGAAAATCATTCACTTAGAGGCGGATGCGGTACATTAGGAGCCGATAGGCTCGTTGCAATTTGTAAAGAATTAAGCAATCTTTGCAAATCGATTAGTCATCCTAGGAAGGTTGAAACTTTAGATATGATACTTCAGAAGTTAGAGCTTGAGTTTGATAAAGTATCTCAATTTATGCAACAAAAAATCTCTTCTTAAGATGGCAACTAAATTAGTCAAACACTTAAAGTTGCGCCTCTCTGAGGCGCAACTTTAAGTGTTTAGATTTCCAAGTAATTGTGTCTAATCCTTCATTGTGAAAGGATTAGCAGTGTGGTTCTTTGCTCCGCACCGCTAGTCTTTTAGTTTTTATGTCTATTTTTAACGTGAGTTGATATAGCCATTTGCGGCGTGCTTCGCACGCCGCAAATGGCAAAAAATGGTAAGAATCGCTTAGCGATTCTTACCATTTTTTGCTTTCGTCGAACTGACGTTATTTTTAACGTCAGTTCGACGCAAATGGCTATATCGAACTCACGTTATTTTTAGAAGCCACCTGTATCAGGACAAATTAAAGCCCAAATAGTGTGAGGTGACGCTTTGCGCTACCTCACACTATTTGGGCTTTAATTTGTCCTAAGCAAAACTTGCATTGCTATACAACGCAAAGCGCTATATAGCGATGCAAGTTTTACTTGCCCAAAATAGTAATGGCGGCGCTAAGCGCCGCCATTACTATTTTGGTTTTTGATTTGCTCTAACTAACTCAAGCGTTGCTATAGTTATGGACAGAATCATAATATTTGTAAGATTATCAAAGGTCTCAACTTATGTCAGCCGCAACCAAAAAATATCGATTAATTACCCGTAGTGACTTCGACGGTGTCGTTAGTGCGGTATTGCTTAAAGAACTTGATATGATCGATGAGATTCTATTCGTCCATCCGAAAGATGTCCAAGATGGAAAAGTCGAGGTGTGCGATCGCGATATTTTGACTAACTTGCCATACATAGAAGGTGCATATTTAGTCTTTGATCACCATACAAGTGAAACGATGCGAATTTATGATACCCCTGAAAATCATATTATTGAAGGTGAAGCTCCATCGGCGGCAAGAGTTGTTTATAACTACTATGGTGGCAAATTAAAGTTTCCCCAGATCTCGCAAGCAATGATGCAAGCAGTGGACAAATGTGATTCAGCACAGTTTGATATAGATGACATTCTCCATCCTCAGGGATGGGTATTGTTGAGCTTTTTGATGGATTCGCGGACAGGTTTGGGGAGATTTCGTGAGTTTACGATTTCTAACTATGCCTTAATGATGGAATTGGTAGAAGGCTGTCGGGTCATGTCCATTGAGCAAATTATGGAACTTCCAAATGTTAAAGAAAGGGTAGAACTTTATTTTGTGCAGCAGGAGATATTTAAGAGGCAGATTCAGCACTGTGCAGAAGTCTATGACAAATTAGTTATAGTGAACTTGCAGAATGAAGAAACGATCTATGCTGGAAATCGTTTTATGGTATACGCTCTATACCCTGATTGCAATATTTCTATTCATCAGATGTGGGGAAGACAAAAACAGAATTGTGTTTTTGCAGTTGGTAAGTCAGTTCTCAATCGTACCTGTTCGATCAATATTGGTGAGTTGATGTTGAGGTATGAAGGTGGTGGACATGCTAATGCGGGTACTTGTCAGATTAATAACGAACAAGCGGAAGAAGTTAAACAGGAACTAATTGACGTTATTACCAGAAATAATGTGGCTCAGCCTATGACGTTTCTCGAATAGATTTTAAAGCGCTTTGCGCTTAAACCCAAACTAGGATATTTTTTGAAAGTTTTGCAAAGCAAAACTTTCAAAAAATATCCTAGTTTGATCAGCAATGGCTGTAAAAATTTACTGATTCACGAAATTTTGTAATTTGGAGCGAAGGATGGAGAGCGCATTGGCTCGATGGCTTATTTTGGCTTTAACTTCTGGTGGAATTTCGCCAAAGGTCTGCTGAAACTCTGGTATTAAGAAAATTGGATCATATCCAAATCCATGATTACCACGGGGAGCATTGGCGATCGCCCCTTTGCAATGACCTATTGCATCCGCCGCGATCGCACCATCGGGCGAGGCGATCGCGATCGCGCAAACAAATTGAGCTTCACGATTAGAGTGTTGACTAAGTTCAGATAAAACTCGATTAATGCGATCGCTATCTGTGTCAGCATACCTAGCTGAAAGTACCCCTGGAGCGCCATTAAGAGCCATTACTTCTAGTCCAGAGTCATCGGCGATCGCCCATTCGCCTGTCGCGATCGCCACTTGAGAAGCTTTGAGATGAGCGTTCTCAATAAAAGTTGTACCTGTTTCTTCGACATCAATACTGTCAGGTTTGAGAATCAGTGTTACGCCTAGGTCTGCTAAATAAGCACGAAATTCTTCTATTTTGCCCGCATTTCCGCTGGCAATTACTAATTTTTGCAGTTGAGTTGACATATCAGACATTTGTTAAACCATCATTGCTATGGGAATCATATATGATTCCCATAGTAAAACAGTTATAAATTCTCAGGATACAGTGTTTCAAAAAAACAAACAGTAATGGCGGCGCTCGCGCCGCCATTACTTATACGATGGATTTAATCCAAGGAAGAAATCAGACTGAAAGCGATCGCTAGTTTCGGAATAGACAAAAACTGCACCCCCAAGTCGATCAATTGCCTTTTGGATCTCGGTGGGTAGCACTGGTTGCGATGACTTGTCTTGACTGGGTGGAATATCAGAATTAGGTGCGAACAAGAGGAATCCCAAAGTCGCGACTTGTTTGGCGATCGCATTAGCATTGAGATAAAAATAGCCAAAGTTTGGTTGGGGCATATCAGCGATCGCATCGCGAAACATCTCTGATTCAGCCAAAGCAGGCTTGGGGATGGGAATAAAAGCTGATGCAGTATTTGCACCCAAGGTTAGCATTAAGGTCTGGCGATCGCGCCAGCCATAGGCAAAAATGCTTTGAGTTTTACCAGCTACTCGATTATCAGGAAACTCAAAGCTGGTTAGTAGAGTTGTACCCACCTGACGCTTTTTCAATTGGAGAATATTTTCATCCATCTCCGTAAATCCAGTAAAAAATTTGGCTAATTTGGCAAGAGTTGCATTAGCCGCTTCAGGATTGGATGTACGAATTAATGCTCCTATGGTCAAATCAACACCAATCTCTTTAAAAGGAGAGTGTTCGCTTGGAAACACAACAACTGCGTATTCTCCATCCATCCAAGAGATAATATCTTTCTCAATGTCGAGATCTAATCCAGAACCAGCAATCAAAGGAGTAAGCATTCGTAGTCCTTCGACAAAAATTTTGTAGGAAGGTAGCATTTTTGACTCTTCTACAAACCATTGCCATTGACGATTGAGATTACGGCTGGTGATTGCTCCATAGAGATTGGAGGGCAGATAAGACAGGAGTCGATCGCGAGTTTTGGTGTCTTTGGGTAAAGGCGATCGCACTTCTGAGAAATAACTATTACTCTGACTACGAATACCTTTGGGCGTTATCCATGTAAACAGATCAAAACTGCTGTACTGCCCCAACGTGTATTTTAAGCCTTGAATATATTCTGCTCGACTAAATCCTGGAATTTCCGAAGTCTCAGGTAGATCCACAGCCACAAGCTCAGAAATTTGCCCCAACTCTTTAAAATCACCGTAACCTGCAATCACAGATCGATTCCACAGAGGATTATTTAACGATCGCAAAAACAAAGGATGATTAGCAAGAGGTGCTACCTTCAGTTCAGAAGTTTCAACTGATGTATCAATTATTTTCTGGATTGCTTGGCGATTGGTAGAAATCACGGCTACTCCACTGGGCAACTTGGTGATCGCCAAGCGTTTTAAGCTGAAATCAGGAACGCTAGGTACAATTGGTTCTTCTTCAGAATCAGCATCTTCTTCTTGAGCATCTGTATCAGGCGAATTATCTTGTTTATTGCTTAACAAAGATTTTAGTGTGATTGCTGGTTTTTTCTGAGATAGAACTGGTTTCTTGTCTCCAATAGATTCTTCTTCGAGTTGCCATTCCAGAATCTTGACATTTTGATACAGAGTTTCTGTAGGTTTTGGCAAATCGAGACTTTTTAACTTATTCAGAAAAAGCTCAAATTTCTGTCCATCTGCAACTGGAGATAATGCTGTAAAAGTTAATTCCAGTTTGTCTTCGGTATTCGCCGAAAAGGCGATCGCCATTTCTTTACCCAGCCAAGGTTGGACATCTTTGGCTATGGAAATTTGGGGGGATTGACTGAAAAAGGTCAATAACTGATCAAGCGCAGAAATTGGATCGACAGTTTGAGATTTACTCACCACATTCCATGAGTCTGGATTCAGATCAACCACAACTAATCCGATGACATCTATGGGAAGCTGCTTAGCGAGATCTAGAGAACGTTGAGCAAATTGACTAGATGCAGAATTCTGAATATTTCCAGTAGCAATAGTACTTAGAAAGTTCGTTGATTTGGAACTAGTAACTGTATCGTTAATGGAATTAGCGATCGCAGGCAAAGCTGATGTACTGGCACTAATCGCCAAAATTGTGGCAAACAAACTCCTCATAGAAGCAACCCTCTTTAAAGTAAACGGTAAAATTTTGTTATGAGAATGGGCGGCGCAAAGTGCCGCCCATTCTCATTAAGATGATTAATTAATATTACAGCTAGCAATCTTCGCTAAGAGAGCAGCATACTGAGCCTGAAATTCTTTGGCTTTAGAATCCTTAGACTGATGCCATGATGCTAGCCAGAGTGGTGTAGGGAAATGTCCTTCAGGAGCGGTTTGAGTAGAACTGGCATTAGACGCAATCCAAGTTCCATTTTGTCGCCACCCAACGCAATCGCTAAAGACTTGCCAACCTTTCATCGCTTTATCTTCTTCGATCACCGCACCAAAAATTTTACTCACTTCATCGGCTGAAGTATTTTCCGAGGCAATGTTAGCCGCTTTGGTAGTTTGTGAGGGAGCTGTTTTAGGTGGTGAAGACTTACTGGTGACATTAGCGGGCAGCAATTGCAATAGCTGCGGTGATGCTTTAATTTGATCCGCTTTCTGTGCTAAAACTTGTTCCTGAGATTGCTTGATTTCTTTGATTAGAATCGGTGCGAGGGTGCGAAATTGATTGTTGGGATTGGTTACGGCTATGTTTACCGATTCCATCAACATCGACCAAGGTACTAGCCCAAAGCGATCGCCGATTTGCTGTAGCTGCATACAAATAGCCGCTAAATTTTGACGACTGCGAGGACTATCAGGTTGCTTAAACAACTCCAGCATATTTCGCAACTTGAGCGGTACTTCCGATTGAAATGCTGACAGCATTCCCCTTATGTCAATTTTAGGATCTGCCACCACCATTGTGGCTTCGGTGTCATTACCAGCAATTAAATTTTGCAGATGATTTTTGAGATTCGCAAAGATTTGATCAGACCCAGCCATAACTGTATCTACAGCATCTTTGGTCAAACCATAAGGGCTTTGCAAATGTTCTACAAGCTCTTGTAATTTGTCAAAAGCTTGTAAAAAAAGCGTCTGTAAATCTTGATCGACTTGAAAGTTAGTATTCTCTCGCATAACTTTAAAATAGTCTTCAAAGTTATGGGCAACATGTTGAATGCTACTAAACCCTAGCATGGCAGCTCCACCCTTAATTGAGTGGGCTGCTCGGAATATTTCATTTACCGCTTCAGAGTTACCCATCAGTGATTGCAAATTGAGCAGTCCTGATTCAATTGTTTGGAGATGTTCCTTAGCCTCCTCAATGAAGTAGCCTGTAATCTGCTTTTGCTTATCCTGATCCATGACACTAACCCCTTATGATTTGCCTTGTGAATTGATTGTGAAGTTGCTAAGTACCTATACAAATTACCCAAATCTTTAGCGTTGTAGCCC
This genomic stretch from Pseudanabaena galeata CCNP1313 harbors:
- a CDS encoding Hpt domain-containing protein, with product MDQDKQKQITGYFIEEAKEHLQTIESGLLNLQSLMGNSEAVNEIFRAAHSIKGGAAMLGFSSIQHVAHNFEDYFKVMRENTNFQVDQDLQTLFLQAFDKLQELVEHLQSPYGLTKDAVDTVMAGSDQIFANLKNHLQNLIAGNDTEATMVVADPKIDIRGMLSAFQSEVPLKLRNMLELFKQPDSPRSRQNLAAICMQLQQIGDRFGLVPWSMLMESVNIAVTNPNNQFRTLAPILIKEIKQSQEQVLAQKADQIKASPQLLQLLPANVTSKSSPPKTAPSQTTKAANIASENTSADEVSKIFGAVIEEDKAMKGWQVFSDCVGWRQNGTWIASNASSTQTAPEGHFPTPLWLASWHQSKDSKAKEFQAQYAALLAKIASCNIN